The proteins below are encoded in one region of Candidatus Amarolinea dominans:
- a CDS encoding aminotransferase class V-fold PLP-dependent enzyme — protein sequence MAVTDAATGQSHDWRRLFDVEQQVPLLDGSTRTYVNFDNAASTPPLRAVTAAVNRFLPWYSSVHRGSGFKSQLATFAYEDARRATLRFVGADPHTHVCIFGKNATEALNKLARRLPFAPGRDTILVSMMEHHSNDLPYRAVANVVHVAIKPDGSLDEADYERKLAQYAGRVALVAITGGSNVTGIINPAPRLAAQAHAAGAQFLLDIAQLAPHRPITMGSLDDPGHFDYVALSAHKLYAPFGTGALIGRRDTFAQGAPDVRGGGTVEIVTEDGVWWSDPPERDEAGSPNVVGAVALATAIEQLQTVGMDNVAGHEAELTTYALRRLSQVEGLEIIGDTDPARAATRLGVIPFNVRHVQHFLVASILGHEFGIGVRNGCFCAHPYILHLLGLDAAQTQQVRDEMLAHDRAHMPGLVRISFGLYNTLAEVDYLLEALSKIARGDYKGHYVQDQTSGDYVPSGWQPDFRSFLT from the coding sequence ATGGCGGTCACAGATGCCGCGACCGGTCAGAGCCATGACTGGCGCCGGCTGTTCGATGTAGAACAACAAGTGCCCCTGCTGGACGGCAGCACGCGTACCTATGTCAATTTCGACAACGCGGCTTCCACGCCGCCGCTGCGGGCGGTCACGGCTGCGGTCAATCGTTTCTTGCCGTGGTATTCCTCTGTCCACCGCGGCAGCGGCTTCAAGAGCCAACTGGCAACGTTCGCCTACGAGGATGCTCGCCGGGCGACGCTGCGCTTTGTTGGCGCGGACCCTCACACCCACGTCTGCATCTTTGGCAAGAATGCCACCGAGGCGCTGAACAAGCTGGCGCGGCGTCTGCCATTTGCACCGGGACGTGACACCATCCTGGTCTCCATGATGGAGCATCACTCCAACGATCTGCCCTATCGGGCCGTGGCCAACGTCGTCCATGTCGCCATCAAGCCAGATGGCAGCCTGGATGAGGCCGATTATGAGCGCAAGCTGGCGCAGTATGCCGGGCGAGTGGCGCTGGTGGCCATCACCGGCGGCAGCAACGTGACCGGCATCATCAATCCGGCGCCGCGCCTGGCCGCGCAAGCCCATGCCGCGGGCGCGCAGTTTTTGCTCGACATCGCGCAACTGGCGCCGCACCGTCCGATTACCATGGGCAGCCTGGACGACCCCGGTCATTTCGACTACGTGGCCCTGTCCGCGCACAAGCTCTATGCGCCCTTCGGCACCGGCGCCCTGATCGGCCGGCGTGACACCTTTGCCCAGGGTGCTCCCGATGTGCGCGGCGGCGGCACGGTGGAGATCGTCACCGAGGATGGCGTCTGGTGGAGCGATCCGCCGGAGCGGGACGAAGCCGGCAGCCCCAACGTCGTGGGCGCGGTGGCGCTGGCGACAGCTATCGAGCAACTGCAAACGGTGGGCATGGACAACGTGGCCGGCCACGAGGCCGAGTTGACGACCTATGCCTTGCGTCGCTTGTCCCAGGTTGAGGGCCTCGAAATCATCGGCGACACTGACCCTGCACGCGCAGCCACGCGCCTGGGCGTCATTCCGTTCAACGTGCGCCACGTACAGCATTTTCTGGTAGCTTCCATCCTGGGCCACGAATTCGGCATCGGTGTGCGCAACGGCTGTTTCTGTGCGCATCCGTACATCCTGCACCTCCTGGGCCTCGACGCGGCGCAGACGCAGCAGGTGCGCGATGAGATGCTGGCCCATGACCGCGCCCATATGCCGGGACTGGTGCGCATCAGTTTTGGCCTGTACAACACCCTGGCCGAAGTGGATTACCTGCTGGAAGCGTTGAGCAAAATCGCCCGCGGCGACTACAAGGGTCATTACGTGCAAGATCAGACTTCTGGCGACTATGTGCCCAGTGGCTGGCAGCCCGATTTCAGGTCGTTTCTGACCTAA
- a CDS encoding ABC transporter ATP-binding protein codes for MIAVKVDQLSKRFGDFVAVDDISFEVPRGQIFGFLGPNGAGKTTTIRMLLGLLRPSAGSATVLGLDVQRQAETLRQRIGYMSQKFSLYNDLTVDENLNFYAGVYGVRGARLRQRKADILAMAGLVGRQRTLTRHLSGGWKQRLALGAAMLHEPEMLFLDEPTAGVDPLSRRTFWNLLYEQAAAGVTILVTTHYMDEAENCQALAFIQRGRLVASGSPQEIKETQMHSQVLEVTCDQPDAAVVALRRLGIFEEVALYGAQLHVITPDAAARQAVVTQTLTAAGVHVLALAVIPPSLEDVFIASVGGARHV; via the coding sequence ATGATCGCGGTGAAGGTGGATCAACTGAGCAAACGTTTTGGCGATTTTGTGGCGGTGGACGACATCTCGTTCGAGGTGCCACGCGGGCAGATTTTTGGCTTTCTAGGCCCCAACGGCGCGGGTAAGACCACCACCATCCGTATGCTGCTCGGTCTGCTGCGCCCCAGCGCAGGCAGCGCCACGGTGTTGGGGCTTGACGTGCAGCGTCAGGCCGAAACCCTGCGCCAGCGCATCGGTTACATGAGCCAGAAATTCAGCCTGTACAACGACCTGACGGTGGACGAGAATCTGAACTTCTACGCCGGCGTCTACGGCGTGCGCGGGGCGCGGCTGCGGCAGCGCAAAGCGGATATTCTGGCGATGGCGGGCCTGGTCGGGCGCCAGCGCACCCTCACGCGCCACCTCTCCGGCGGCTGGAAGCAGCGCCTGGCCCTGGGCGCGGCCATGCTGCACGAGCCGGAGATGCTCTTCCTGGATGAGCCGACTGCCGGTGTTGATCCCCTCTCCCGCCGCACGTTCTGGAACCTGCTCTATGAGCAGGCTGCCGCCGGCGTGACTATTTTGGTGACCACCCACTACATGGATGAGGCCGAGAATTGCCAGGCGCTGGCGTTCATTCAGCGCGGGCGCCTCGTTGCCAGCGGCTCACCGCAGGAGATCAAAGAGACGCAGATGCACAGCCAGGTCCTGGAAGTCACCTGCGATCAGCCCGATGCGGCTGTGGTGGCGCTGCGCAGGCTGGGGATTTTCGAAGAAGTGGCGCTCTATGGCGCGCAATTGCATGTGATCACGCCTGACGCCGCGGCCCGACAAGCCGTGGTGACGCAGACGCTGACCGCCGCCGGCGTCCACGTGCTGGCCCTGGCCGTCATCCCCCCCTCGCTGGAAGACGTTTTTATTGCCAGCGTTGGTGGTGCGCGGCACGTGTAA
- a CDS encoding 4Fe-4S binding protein: MGHIVNPDRSYHLLQQRLDRNVTGAPETPAFMQILKLLFSPTDAEIARQLPTNFTGLTDLSRKLHLPEAELLDILSGMAERGCVIDIERHGQRYFSLAPVVIGFFEFTFMRLRPDAPLPELARLFDAYFKEDDRFARAIFQHETQIGRSLVREEALPADVSGQHVEILDWERASTIVKTATDAAVSLCACRHHASHLNEDCGRPQRTCLSFNYGAKTLVRNGVAERITNSEAMDILELAKVNGLAQTADNVQRNVGYICNCCGDCCGMMNAIRRFDLRGAIVTSNWISDIDLSHCNGCGRCAKVCPVNAITIEEQQLTNRRKRWAVRNADLCLGCGVCYSACRHGALSMNPRPRRVFTPESTFDRMVAMAIERGKLADLILDNTEGLGYQAVGRIIQVLEKSPPYKAALAIKPLRSIFLDTVVRGIKLAAGPASADVQ; encoded by the coding sequence ATGGGTCACATCGTCAATCCCGACCGATCCTACCACCTGCTGCAGCAGCGCCTGGATCGCAATGTCACCGGCGCGCCGGAAACACCGGCTTTCATGCAAATCCTCAAGCTCCTCTTCTCCCCGACCGATGCCGAGATCGCCCGTCAACTGCCGACCAACTTCACCGGGCTGACGGACCTTTCCCGCAAGCTGCATCTACCCGAAGCCGAGTTGCTCGACATCCTGAGCGGCATGGCGGAGCGCGGCTGCGTCATTGACATCGAACGCCACGGCCAACGTTACTTCTCGCTGGCGCCGGTTGTCATTGGCTTCTTCGAATTCACCTTCATGCGCCTGCGCCCGGACGCCCCGCTGCCCGAACTGGCGCGCCTGTTCGATGCCTACTTCAAAGAGGATGATCGCTTCGCACGCGCGATCTTTCAGCACGAAACCCAGATCGGACGCTCGCTGGTGCGTGAAGAGGCGCTGCCGGCTGACGTCAGCGGTCAGCACGTCGAAATTCTGGACTGGGAGCGGGCCAGCACGATTGTCAAAACGGCGACCGATGCCGCCGTCTCCTTGTGCGCCTGCCGGCATCATGCCAGCCACCTGAACGAAGACTGCGGCCGGCCGCAGCGCACCTGCCTGTCGTTCAACTACGGCGCCAAAACGCTCGTGCGCAACGGCGTGGCCGAGCGTATCACCAATAGCGAGGCCATGGACATCCTGGAGCTGGCAAAAGTCAATGGACTGGCGCAGACGGCCGACAATGTGCAGCGCAACGTCGGCTACATCTGCAACTGCTGCGGTGACTGCTGCGGCATGATGAACGCCATTCGCCGCTTCGACCTGCGCGGCGCCATCGTCACCTCGAACTGGATCAGCGACATTGACCTCAGCCACTGCAACGGCTGCGGCCGCTGCGCCAAAGTCTGCCCGGTCAACGCCATCACCATCGAGGAACAGCAGTTGACCAACCGGCGCAAGCGCTGGGCCGTCCGTAATGCCGATCTCTGCCTGGGCTGCGGCGTCTGCTACAGCGCCTGCCGCCACGGCGCGCTCTCCATGAACCCACGGCCGCGCCGCGTCTTCACGCCGGAGTCCACCTTCGATCGCATGGTGGCCATGGCCATCGAGCGCGGCAAGCTCGCCGACTTGATCCTGGACAACACAGAAGGGCTGGGCTATCAGGCCGTCGGTCGCATCATCCAGGTCCTGGAGAAATCACCGCCGTATAAAGCGGCCCTGGCCATCAAACCGCTGCGCTCCATTTTCCTTGACACCGTCGTGCGCGGCATCAAACTGGCGGCCGGCCCGGCCAGCGCGGATGTTCAGTAA
- a CDS encoding ABC transporter ATP-binding protein has product MPAVAVADPVIVAKNLGRAFGSIVAVTGLDLTIARAAVFGLVGPDGAGKTTTLRMLATILAPTTGWVTVAGFDTMTAAQPIKERIGYMAQEFRLYGDLSVQENLDFFADICGVRGRVRRERIERLLHFARLTEFTQRRASQLSGGMKKKLALACSLIHQPDILLLDEPTTGVDPLARREFWDILSQLHLQGVTMVISTPYMDEAERCSAIGLMYEGRLVVSGTPAEIKRLVTGEIIEVCPQGAGQGVNLIRRAEALVHSLPGVIEVQTYGNLLHIIVEDAARGMPVVAQALRSHGIEPAGLRTTTARMEQAFIWLIRRQQGLGEGTA; this is encoded by the coding sequence ATGCCCGCTGTCGCAGTCGCTGACCCCGTGATCGTCGCCAAAAATCTTGGCCGTGCCTTCGGCTCCATCGTCGCGGTGACCGGTCTCGATTTGACCATCGCGCGCGCGGCGGTGTTTGGGCTGGTGGGGCCAGATGGCGCCGGCAAAACGACCACGCTGCGCATGCTGGCAACCATCCTGGCGCCGACGACCGGTTGGGTCACAGTGGCCGGTTTCGATACCATGACCGCGGCGCAGCCGATCAAGGAGCGTATCGGCTACATGGCGCAGGAATTTCGCCTGTATGGCGACCTGAGCGTACAGGAGAACCTCGATTTCTTCGCCGACATTTGCGGCGTGCGTGGTCGCGTGCGCCGTGAGCGCATCGAGCGCCTGCTCCACTTCGCCCGCCTGACCGAATTTACGCAGCGCCGCGCCAGTCAGCTTTCCGGAGGCATGAAGAAGAAGCTGGCCCTGGCTTGCTCGCTCATCCATCAGCCCGACATCCTTCTGCTCGACGAACCGACGACCGGGGTGGATCCGCTGGCGCGGCGCGAGTTTTGGGATATTCTGTCCCAGTTGCACCTGCAAGGGGTGACGATGGTGATCAGCACGCCCTACATGGATGAAGCTGAACGCTGCTCCGCCATCGGCCTGATGTACGAAGGACGCCTGGTGGTCAGCGGCACACCCGCCGAGATCAAGCGCCTGGTGACCGGTGAGATCATCGAGGTCTGCCCGCAGGGCGCCGGCCAGGGCGTCAACCTGATCCGCCGCGCCGAGGCGCTGGTGCATAGCCTGCCCGGCGTCATCGAGGTGCAAACCTACGGCAACCTGCTGCACATCATCGTGGAAGATGCGGCGCGTGGCATGCCCGTGGTGGCCCAGGCCCTGCGCAGTCACGGCATCGAGCCGGCCGGCTTGCGCACCACCACCGCCCGCATGGAGCAAGCCTTCATCTGGCTGATCCGCCGGCAGCAGGGACTTGGCGAGGGAACAGCATGA
- a CDS encoding efflux RND transporter periplasmic adaptor subunit, which yields MKNRLLRPALGIMLLVLLGSTWYAWQHPALIPAALSRLGLTVAGPAASDRRASGFIEAPTVAVAGEVSGEIARVLVGAGDTVSAGQPLLEIDTTLLAAQLAEADAAVAVAQAQLARIEAGARAEEMHVAAAAVTLAETRRDGAWQAWQDALTLQANPQELDLQIANARSQVAVAEGRLLQATALKDAAELLASVRQRQVATIGDSPVVGDAVKHQLDINWNLATADVWSAWANLNRAGAARDLAQQALTSLLAVRQNPQGAAIQVAQAEAGYRQAAAAVPVAQAALAQMQAGASSTQRDVAQRGVAQARAASAALAALRPKYTLVAPAAGQVLEMSTHVGETAMPGVTLLRLGNLDTVDLVVYVPEPSMGAVHLDEAITVWADAFPDAPFRAEVAWIADRAEFTPKNVQTQNERAQTVFAVRLRISNPAHALKPGMGAEVSFDVGFGADAGPGPADRQPAARAGSGAGVQGSGAIEADVLALTSELGGRIVALHAAEGMTVTQGATLIELDRTWLLAQENQADAALATAQANLAHISAPPRLEAIAVAQAELAQAQAGRDGAYTVWRSVQAVITQPLELNSRVAAAGRQVALWVQQVDAAQAGVKTAEIQRDEALRHVATDDDRTRAQAAARQLDAAQANQAAVAAELAGVRRQLALLQALRANPLALQAQANAAQAAYRQAEAAVQVAAARLTAAQAGPRATEVEVAQAQVNQAETALTTIHSRLARLTLTAPRTGVILEQAARLGELAVPGAVLLRLADLDRVSLRVYVPAGQLGQVQIGQVFAVTVDAYPGELFSARVSEIAAEAEFTPKTVQTSADRANLVLAVKLSLDNAGHRLKPGMPAQIR from the coding sequence ATGAAAAATCGTTTGCTGCGCCCAGCTTTGGGCATCATGCTGCTGGTGCTGCTGGGCAGCACGTGGTATGCCTGGCAGCACCCTGCTTTGATCCCAGCCGCCTTGAGCCGGTTGGGTCTGACGGTGGCCGGACCGGCGGCGAGTGACCGGCGGGCATCCGGCTTCATCGAAGCCCCCACCGTGGCCGTCGCCGGCGAAGTCAGCGGTGAAATTGCGCGCGTGCTGGTTGGCGCCGGTGACACCGTGTCCGCCGGCCAACCCCTGCTTGAGATTGACACGACCCTGCTGGCTGCCCAACTGGCCGAAGCCGACGCGGCGGTGGCCGTGGCGCAGGCCCAACTGGCGCGCATCGAGGCCGGGGCCAGGGCCGAGGAGATGCATGTGGCCGCCGCGGCCGTGACGCTGGCGGAGACGCGGCGGGATGGCGCCTGGCAAGCCTGGCAGGATGCCCTGACCTTGCAGGCCAACCCGCAAGAGCTTGATCTGCAGATCGCCAACGCCCGTAGCCAGGTGGCGGTGGCGGAGGGGCGCCTCTTGCAGGCCACGGCGCTGAAGGACGCGGCCGAGCTGCTGGCCAGCGTCCGCCAGCGCCAGGTAGCCACGATCGGCGATTCGCCGGTCGTGGGGGATGCCGTCAAACATCAGCTTGACATAAACTGGAACCTGGCGACGGCCGATGTCTGGAGCGCGTGGGCCAATCTCAATCGGGCCGGCGCCGCGCGCGATCTTGCACAGCAGGCCCTGACCAGTCTCCTGGCCGTGCGTCAGAACCCGCAGGGCGCGGCCATCCAGGTGGCGCAGGCGGAGGCCGGCTATCGGCAAGCCGCGGCGGCCGTGCCGGTGGCGCAGGCCGCGCTGGCGCAGATGCAGGCCGGCGCATCATCCACCCAACGCGACGTGGCCCAACGCGGGGTGGCGCAGGCCCGCGCCGCATCTGCGGCCCTGGCAGCCCTGCGCCCCAAGTACACACTGGTCGCGCCCGCGGCCGGCCAGGTGCTGGAGATGAGTACACACGTGGGTGAGACCGCCATGCCCGGCGTGACCCTGCTGCGCCTGGGCAATCTCGACACGGTTGACCTGGTCGTCTATGTGCCGGAGCCGAGCATGGGCGCGGTGCATCTGGACGAGGCCATCACCGTGTGGGCCGATGCGTTCCCGGACGCCCCGTTTCGCGCGGAGGTGGCCTGGATCGCTGACCGGGCCGAGTTCACGCCCAAGAATGTGCAGACGCAAAATGAGCGTGCGCAAACGGTCTTTGCCGTGCGCCTGCGCATCAGCAACCCGGCCCATGCCCTGAAGCCGGGCATGGGCGCAGAGGTAAGTTTTGATGTGGGCTTTGGCGCTGACGCCGGCCCGGGGCCGGCTGACCGCCAGCCGGCAGCGCGCGCAGGCAGCGGCGCGGGCGTGCAAGGCTCAGGCGCCATCGAAGCGGATGTGCTGGCGCTGACGAGCGAGCTGGGCGGGCGCATCGTCGCGCTCCATGCCGCCGAGGGAATGACCGTCACGCAGGGCGCCACGTTGATCGAATTGGATCGCACCTGGTTGCTGGCGCAAGAGAATCAGGCGGACGCTGCGCTGGCCACGGCCCAGGCGAACCTGGCGCATATCTCTGCGCCGCCGCGGCTCGAAGCCATCGCGGTGGCGCAGGCCGAGCTGGCGCAAGCGCAGGCCGGCCGTGACGGCGCGTACACCGTCTGGCGGTCAGTGCAGGCGGTGATCACGCAGCCGTTGGAACTGAACAGCCGCGTGGCCGCGGCCGGGCGCCAGGTCGCGCTGTGGGTGCAGCAGGTAGACGCGGCGCAGGCAGGCGTCAAGACCGCGGAAATCCAGCGCGACGAAGCTCTTCGTCACGTGGCGACGGATGACGACCGCACCCGTGCGCAAGCCGCGGCCAGGCAATTGGACGCGGCGCAGGCCAATCAGGCCGCGGTCGCGGCCGAGCTGGCCGGCGTCCGGCGTCAACTGGCCCTGCTGCAGGCCCTGCGCGCCAACCCCCTGGCCCTACAGGCGCAGGCCAACGCGGCGCAGGCCGCGTATCGGCAGGCCGAGGCCGCCGTGCAGGTGGCCGCGGCGCGGCTGACCGCGGCCCAGGCCGGGCCGCGCGCCACCGAGGTTGAGGTGGCCCAGGCGCAAGTCAACCAGGCCGAGACCGCCCTGACTACCATCCACAGCCGCTTGGCCCGACTGACGCTGACCGCGCCGCGCACAGGCGTCATCTTGGAGCAGGCGGCGCGCCTGGGGGAACTGGCCGTGCCGGGCGCGGTGCTCCTGCGCCTGGCTGATCTCGACCGGGTCAGTCTCAGGGTCTACGTGCCGGCCGGCCAGCTCGGTCAGGTGCAGATCGGGCAGGTTTTCGCCGTGACCGTGGACGCCTATCCCGGCGAGCTTTTCAGCGCCCGCGTGAGCGAGATTGCCGCCGAGGCGGAGTTTACCCCCAAGACCGTGCAGACCAGCGCCGACCGGGCCAACCTGGTGCTGGCCGTCAAGCTCAGCCTGGACAACGCCGGCCACCGGTTGAAGCCTGGCATGCCCGCGCAGATCAGGTAG
- a CDS encoding ABC transporter permease, translated as MRKEFRHMFRDRRTLTTLFAIPIVQLILLGYAANTNVEHLATAVLDLDRSAQSRDLIATYQASNYFDIVIYPADRQALGRLIDRGEVRTGIVIPPGFGTALTRRERPAIEFIIDGSDPAIANTAFASAQSVGQAFSLQVLTELLHSDRQEQPGVDVRPRVWYNPEMRSANYMVPGLVGIILQMLSMMTTALAIVREREQGTMEQLIVTPVRPVEMILGKVTPYALIVFINTCAVLVLAVLWFQVPIHGSVTLLLFLIAFAMISSLALGLLISTIAHTQQEAMMLTYFFFLPSIFLAGYIFPLEAMPAPLEFVSQFVPLRYLLTIIRSVVLKGVGLDMLWREVIILGLFSVGILTLATVRFRKRLE; from the coding sequence ATGCGCAAGGAGTTTCGCCACATGTTTCGGGATCGGCGCACGTTGACCACGCTGTTTGCCATTCCCATCGTGCAACTGATCCTGCTGGGCTATGCGGCCAACACCAACGTCGAGCACCTGGCGACGGCCGTCCTCGATCTCGACCGATCCGCGCAGAGCCGCGACCTGATTGCCACTTACCAGGCCTCCAACTACTTCGACATTGTCATCTATCCGGCCGATCGTCAGGCCCTGGGGCGCCTGATAGACCGCGGCGAAGTGCGCACCGGCATCGTCATTCCTCCCGGCTTCGGCACAGCCCTAACCAGGCGCGAGCGGCCGGCCATCGAGTTTATCATTGATGGCTCGGACCCGGCCATTGCCAACACCGCTTTTGCCTCCGCACAGAGCGTGGGTCAGGCATTCTCGCTTCAGGTGTTGACAGAACTATTGCACAGTGACCGCCAAGAGCAGCCTGGCGTTGATGTGCGCCCGCGTGTCTGGTACAACCCGGAGATGCGCAGCGCCAATTACATGGTGCCCGGCCTGGTCGGCATCATCCTGCAGATGCTCTCCATGATGACCACGGCCCTCGCCATCGTGCGCGAGCGCGAGCAAGGCACCATGGAGCAGTTGATCGTCACCCCCGTGCGCCCGGTCGAGATGATCCTGGGCAAGGTGACACCCTACGCCTTGATCGTCTTCATCAACACCTGTGCGGTTCTGGTCCTGGCCGTCCTCTGGTTCCAGGTGCCCATTCACGGCAGCGTGACCCTACTGCTGTTCCTGATCGCTTTCGCCATGATCTCGTCCCTGGCCCTGGGCCTGCTGATCTCAACGATTGCGCACACTCAGCAAGAAGCCATGATGTTAACCTACTTCTTCTTCCTGCCCTCCATTTTTCTGGCCGGCTACATCTTTCCCCTGGAAGCCATGCCCGCGCCCCTGGAGTTCGTCAGCCAGTTCGTGCCCCTGCGCTACCTGCTGACCATCATTCGGTCGGTGGTCCTCAAAGGCGTCGGGCTGGACATGCTCTGGCGTGAGGTCATCATCCTGGGCCTGTTCAGCGTCGGCATCCTGACCCTCGCCACCGTTCGTTTTCGCAAACGCCTGGAGTAG
- a CDS encoding VCBS repeat-containing protein: MNSNIRKRMAALPGQMRRLRQASLPVAVVLAIMLAGSTLAAATRVRFRPQVAYEMAGSEPKRIVAQDFDGDGHLDLAVTSYLGEENLTVLLGNGAGNFGDNQPFRPGITAWGLAAGYLNSDNVPDLVLTQGGHDSTLVQIHAGNGDGTFSLLDTTTAGRFPVAVVIGDFNEDTYPDLAVANNVLFGLSVITGTAQGTFGAPSHMPNWANMQATDLAMGDFDGDNHLDLAVSHYNGVQTFLGAGDGTFSAGSAAGSNFLTEAVAAGDLNGDSTLDLASIEIYGSRLLINLGTGAGAFAGAAIYTTGSFPRDVIFADMNMDGKQDIVVANQSNNNVAVYLGNGDGTLRSPQTFTTGTQPGAVSAGDWNEDGYPDLAAPYRNLGETPWVSILLQSCCDVTGDGQTTSADIAAVAQAVGDAWNGAPYNGDLDMAPDGVLDVRDVMFVAAHLGSP; encoded by the coding sequence ATGAACAGCAATATACGTAAGCGCATGGCCGCCCTACCCGGGCAGATGCGTCGTCTGAGACAAGCTTCGTTGCCGGTGGCGGTTGTGCTGGCGATCATGCTGGCCGGTTCAACGCTGGCCGCGGCCACTCGGGTGCGCTTTCGCCCACAGGTAGCGTATGAGATGGCCGGCTCAGAGCCAAAGCGCATCGTCGCGCAAGACTTCGACGGTGATGGACACCTGGACCTGGCGGTCACGTCCTACCTGGGCGAAGAGAATCTAACGGTGCTGCTGGGCAATGGCGCCGGCAATTTTGGCGACAATCAGCCGTTCAGACCGGGCATTACCGCCTGGGGTCTGGCGGCCGGCTATCTGAACAGTGACAACGTGCCCGACCTGGTGCTCACCCAAGGCGGCCATGACAGCACGCTGGTCCAGATCCACGCCGGCAACGGCGACGGCACCTTTTCACTGCTCGATACCACCACGGCCGGCCGTTTCCCCGTCGCGGTGGTCATCGGCGACTTCAACGAGGACACCTACCCCGATCTGGCCGTCGCCAACAACGTGCTCTTCGGTTTGTCGGTCATCACCGGCACGGCCCAGGGGACATTCGGCGCACCGTCACACATGCCCAATTGGGCGAATATGCAGGCCACCGACCTGGCGATGGGCGATTTCGACGGCGACAATCACCTTGACCTGGCGGTGTCGCACTACAACGGGGTGCAGACCTTCCTGGGCGCAGGCGATGGAACGTTCAGCGCGGGCAGCGCCGCCGGCAGCAATTTTCTGACCGAGGCCGTGGCCGCCGGGGATTTGAACGGGGACAGCACGCTCGACCTGGCCTCTATCGAGATCTACGGCAGCCGGTTGCTCATCAACCTGGGCACCGGCGCCGGCGCCTTCGCCGGCGCTGCGATCTATACCACCGGCAGCTTTCCCCGCGACGTGATCTTCGCCGATATGAACATGGATGGCAAGCAGGACATTGTCGTCGCCAACCAGAGCAACAACAACGTGGCGGTTTACCTGGGCAACGGCGATGGCACGCTGCGCAGCCCGCAGACCTTTACCACGGGAACGCAGCCAGGCGCCGTCAGCGCGGGAGACTGGAACGAGGATGGCTATCCCGACCTGGCCGCGCCCTACCGCAACCTGGGCGAGACACCCTGGGTCTCCATCTTGCTGCAAAGTTGTTGCGACGTCACCGGAGACGGCCAGACCACGTCCGCCGACATCGCCGCGGTCGCGCAGGCCGTGGGCGATGCCTGGAACGGTGCGCCGTACAACGGCGACCTGGACATGGCGCCAGACGGTGTGCTGGATGTGCGCGATGTCATGTTCGTCGCTGCGCACCTCGGCAGCCCGTAG